The Flavobacteriaceae bacterium 3519-10 genome includes a window with the following:
- a CDS encoding Phosphoribosylformimino-5-aminoimidazole carboxamide ribotide isomerase, producing MKIIPAIDIIDGKCVRLSEGDYGTQKIYGDPLEMARAFEESGIQYLHLVDLDGAKAGKVINLKTIAAVCQTGLIVDFGGGLKSRYDLELVLNAGVSKITLGSIAVENPALCREWISEFGAEKFILGADCLNRKIKTSGWLQDSDLYVIELIRSFEDTGIREVICTDISKDGMLAGPSVELYADILENTQIGLIASGGISSVEDLLNLKEIGCSGAIIGKAIYENRISLNDLKEFI from the coding sequence ATGAAAATTATACCTGCAATAGACATCATTGACGGGAAATGCGTGCGACTTTCAGAAGGAGATTACGGTACACAGAAAATCTATGGTGATCCTTTGGAGATGGCGCGGGCATTTGAAGAAAGCGGAATTCAGTATCTACACCTTGTAGACCTCGATGGTGCAAAAGCCGGAAAAGTAATCAACCTGAAAACCATTGCGGCCGTTTGCCAAACAGGACTTATCGTTGATTTCGGCGGCGGCTTAAAGTCGCGGTATGATCTCGAACTTGTACTGAATGCGGGCGTTTCGAAGATTACCCTGGGCAGCATTGCGGTAGAAAATCCGGCATTATGCCGTGAGTGGATTTCCGAATTCGGTGCCGAAAAATTCATCCTCGGAGCCGACTGTCTCAACCGGAAAATCAAAACCTCGGGCTGGCTTCAGGATTCGGATTTATATGTGATAGAATTGATCAGGTCTTTCGAGGATACCGGAATTCGCGAAGTAATCTGCACGGATATTTCGAAAGACGGGATGCTTGCAGGCCCTTCGGTTGAACTCTACGCCGATATTCTGGAGAATACTCAGATCGGTCTGATCGCGAGTGGCGGAATTTCATCTGTTGAAGATCTTTTGAATCTAAAAGAAATTGGTTGCAGCGGCGCAATTATCGGCAAAGCCATCTACGAAAATAGAATTTCGCTTAACGACCTAAAAGAATTTATTTAA
- a CDS encoding Imidazole glycerol phosphate synthase cyclase subunit → MLKKRIIPCLDIKDGKTVKGVQFEGLRFAGDPIELAKKYVADGADELVFLDITATLEGRKTLVELVRKLSKEIDIPFTIGGGISSVEDVELLLRAGADKVSINSAAVRRPKLIRELAQNFGSQCVVVAVDTKQTPDDDFVFVNGGKIQTELKTLEWIRQLTDLGAGEILLTSMDYDGTKSGFDLRMLNTVTEISPLPVIASGGAGSLQHFSSLFLETRVSGALAASVFHFNEINIKDLKSNLKLNKIPIR, encoded by the coding sequence ATGTTAAAAAAACGAATAATACCGTGTCTCGACATCAAAGACGGAAAAACGGTAAAAGGGGTGCAGTTTGAAGGCCTGCGTTTTGCGGGAGACCCCATAGAACTTGCAAAAAAATATGTCGCTGACGGTGCTGATGAACTTGTATTTCTGGATATAACAGCGACGCTCGAAGGCAGAAAAACATTGGTGGAACTGGTTAGAAAGCTCAGCAAAGAAATCGATATACCCTTCACGATTGGAGGCGGAATATCCAGCGTTGAGGATGTCGAACTGCTTCTGCGCGCGGGCGCGGACAAGGTTTCAATTAATTCTGCAGCGGTGCGCCGTCCAAAACTTATCCGCGAATTAGCGCAGAACTTTGGCAGTCAGTGCGTTGTTGTGGCGGTCGACACGAAACAGACGCCCGATGATGATTTTGTTTTTGTGAATGGCGGCAAGATTCAAACCGAATTAAAGACACTCGAATGGATACGCCAACTTACCGATCTTGGCGCGGGCGAAATTTTACTCACTTCGATGGATTACGACGGCACCAAAAGCGGCTTCGACCTGCGTATGCTGAACACTGTCACCGAAATTTCACCATTGCCCGTGATCGCTTCTGGCGGCGCGGGATCATTGCAGCATTTTTCGAGTCTTTTTTTGGAAACTAGAGTAAGCGGTGCTCTCGCGGCCAGCGTTTTCCACTTCAATGAAATTAATATCAAAGACCTAAAGAGCAATCTTAAACTTAATAAAATACCTATCCGATGA
- a CDS encoding Phosphoribosyl-AMP cyclohydrolase — protein MTLDFDKSNSLIPAIIQDSLTQQVLMLGYMNKEAFQLTKEDGRVHFFSRTKNRIWLKGETSGNFLYVKSMQEDCDSDAILIQAQPAGNVCHTGSFSCFGTKASKGFLYELEQTISHRIDQKVAGSYTYDLYTRGINKMAQKVGEEAVELVIEAKDNNEDLFKNEAADLLYHFLILLKAKSVSLADVEEVLLERNSK, from the coding sequence ATGACACTCGATTTTGACAAAAGCAACAGCCTGATCCCGGCCATCATTCAGGATTCGCTTACGCAGCAGGTTTTGATGCTGGGATACATGAATAAAGAAGCATTTCAACTGACCAAAGAAGATGGGCGTGTTCATTTTTTCAGCAGAACTAAGAACCGGATTTGGCTTAAAGGCGAAACCTCAGGAAATTTTCTTTATGTAAAAAGTATGCAGGAAGACTGCGATTCGGACGCCATACTCATTCAGGCCCAACCGGCTGGAAATGTGTGTCATACCGGCAGTTTCAGCTGTTTTGGAACGAAAGCTTCGAAGGGATTTCTGTACGAATTAGAGCAGACCATTTCCCACAGGATTGACCAAAAGGTTGCAGGTTCATATACTTATGATCTCTATACACGCGGCATCAATAAGATGGCTCAGAAAGTAGGCGAGGAGGCGGTGGAGCTGGTCATTGAAGCGAAGGATAATAATGAGGATCTGTTTAAAAATGAAGCCGCCGATCTGTTGTATCATTTTTTAATTCTGCTGAAAGCCAAATCGGTTTCACTTGCGGATGTAGAAGAAGTTTTATTGGAACGGAACTCAAAATAA
- a CDS encoding bacterial leucyl aminopeptidase, whose translation MKKLLLLSSLTFSLFFTAQTFTQAYQNRVNQIAQTNINTYLTEFAAFGVKTTGSANNNNTFNWLKNKYLSFGYTADQLSENAFTYNGNTTKNLILTKTGTKYPDTFVIVCGHYDTIGGPGVNDNGSGTAILLEMARILKYVPTEYSVKFINFTGEEQGLLGSQKYVSSVVNSTSPKMKIKLVLNIDQVGGVAGEVNNTVTCEQDTNNSPATNNAASAAATQQLMACVGLYSPLQTNLSYAYGSDYMPFQSNGEVITGLYEYNESNTPHTSGDTYVNMDPVFVFNVAKGALGAVQHFAVADSVILSTSDSGISSYRVYPNPASDYLHIESNEDRFELSLADTSGKIVLRNKNVKKINVSHLPSGLYFASLNFDGQLATSKIIIAR comes from the coding sequence ATGAAAAAGCTTTTACTTCTTTCTTCGCTCACTTTTTCGCTGTTTTTTACGGCTCAAACCTTTACACAGGCGTACCAGAACCGCGTTAACCAGATAGCGCAAACCAATATCAATACTTACCTCACGGAGTTTGCAGCCTTTGGCGTAAAAACTACCGGAAGCGCAAATAACAACAATACCTTCAACTGGCTCAAGAACAAATATCTAAGTTTTGGCTACACTGCAGACCAGCTTTCTGAAAACGCATTTACATACAACGGAAATACCACCAAAAACCTCATTCTTACAAAAACAGGCACCAAGTATCCCGACACCTTCGTAATCGTCTGCGGACATTACGACACCATCGGCGGGCCGGGCGTAAACGATAACGGCAGCGGAACCGCGATTTTGCTTGAGATGGCAAGAATTCTTAAATATGTACCCACCGAATATTCAGTGAAATTCATCAATTTCACCGGCGAAGAACAGGGTTTGCTCGGAAGCCAGAAATATGTGAGCAGCGTGGTAAACAGCACCAGTCCGAAAATGAAAATTAAGTTGGTGCTTAATATCGATCAGGTCGGTGGCGTTGCAGGTGAAGTGAACAATACGGTAACGTGCGAACAGGACACCAATAATTCGCCCGCCACAAACAACGCGGCTTCAGCTGCGGCCACTCAGCAGCTAATGGCCTGCGTGGGGCTTTATTCGCCGCTGCAAACTAATCTCTCATACGCTTATGGGTCCGATTATATGCCTTTTCAATCGAACGGCGAAGTGATCACAGGGCTTTACGAATATAATGAAAGCAATACGCCGCATACATCCGGCGATACCTACGTAAATATGGATCCGGTGTTTGTTTTTAATGTTGCTAAAGGCGCTTTAGGCGCGGTTCAGCATTTTGCCGTTGCAGATTCTGTGATATTATCAACGTCCGACAGCGGAATTTCATCTTACAGAGTCTACCCAAATCCTGCCAGCGACTATTTACATATTGAATCTAACGAAGACCGTTTTGAGTTATCACTTGCGGACACAAGTGGAAAAATTGTGCTCCGAAACAAAAATGTAAAGAAAATCAACGTTTCGCACCTTCCGTCAGGCCTATATTTTGCGTCACTGAATTTTGACGGGCAACTCGCTACCTCGAAAATTATTATTGCAAGATAA
- a CDS encoding LSU ribosomal protein L20p, giving the protein MPRSVNAVASRARRKKVMKLAKGFFGRRKNVWTVAKNAVQKAMQYAYRGRKEKKRSFRSLWIMRINAGAREHGMTYSQFMGALKSNNIELNRKVLADLAMNHPEAFKAVVDQVK; this is encoded by the coding sequence ATGCCAAGATCAGTAAATGCGGTAGCCTCTAGAGCCCGCAGAAAAAAAGTAATGAAGCTGGCTAAAGGTTTTTTCGGTAGAAGAAAAAATGTTTGGACAGTAGCCAAAAACGCCGTGCAAAAAGCAATGCAATATGCTTACCGCGGTAGAAAAGAGAAGAAAAGAAGTTTCAGAAGCCTTTGGATCATGCGTATCAACGCAGGTGCAAGAGAACATGGAATGACTTACTCCCAGTTTATGGGCGCTCTGAAAAGCAACAACATCGAACTGAACAGAAAGGTTTTAGCGGATTTAGCAATGAATCATCCGGAAGCTTTCAAAGCAGTTGTAGATCAAGTTAAATAA
- a CDS encoding LSU ribosomal protein L35p — MPKLKTKSGAKKRFKLTGTGKIKRKGAFKSHILTKKETKQKRNLTQTSYVAEVDKKSVLRQLALR; from the coding sequence ATGCCAAAATTAAAAACTAAATCAGGTGCTAAGAAGCGTTTTAAGCTTACCGGAACCGGGAAGATTAAAAGAAAAGGTGCTTTCAAAAGCCACATTCTGACCAAGAAAGAAACGAAGCAGAAGAGAAATCTTACGCAGACTTCTTACGTTGCAGAGGTGGACAAAAAAAGCGTTCTACGTCAATTAGCTTTAAGATAG
- a CDS encoding phage-related protein produces MEIHHASHRGYLKIGTEEIGIVEIPCAVLENKKRIISQTGLFAAFNRPRKGEKRQEGLPSIIGAKNLVEFVNDDVLERIQPIHYYHSNGLTAVGYDAELIPLVCELYLDAEEKGVIISSQEKIVKQAKIIIRSLAKVGINALIDEATGYQYDREKDELQKLLSKYIQEDYLKWQSRFPRKFYQEAFRLFHWKYDPFSLKRPGYLGKFTNEFVYNELPKGALEKLRDLNPKNGKGNRSRRHHQHLTEEIGIPHLDKHLMRLITVMELSDNMTDFKTKFGKVFNKPIQTQIDFEEM; encoded by the coding sequence ATGGAAATTCATCACGCAAGTCACCGAGGCTATTTAAAAATTGGAACTGAGGAAATTGGAATTGTCGAAATTCCCTGTGCGGTTCTCGAAAATAAAAAAAGAATTATTTCACAAACAGGTTTATTTGCAGCTTTTAATAGACCAAGAAAAGGAGAAAAAAGACAAGAGGGATTACCTTCAATCATCGGAGCCAAAAATCTTGTTGAATTTGTTAATGATGACGTTTTGGAAAGAATACAACCGATTCATTATTATCATTCTAATGGTTTAACAGCTGTCGGATATGATGCTGAGCTAATTCCGTTAGTATGTGAATTATATTTAGACGCAGAAGAAAAAGGAGTTATCATTTCATCTCAAGAAAAAATCGTAAAGCAGGCGAAGATAATAATTCGTTCCCTAGCAAAAGTTGGTATAAATGCTCTAATTGATGAAGCAACCGGTTATCAATATGATAGAGAGAAAGATGAATTACAAAAATTACTTTCGAAATATATTCAAGAAGATTACTTAAAATGGCAGTCAAGGTTTCCGAGAAAATTTTATCAAGAAGCTTTTCGGCTATTTCATTGGAAATATGATCCTTTCTCGTTAAAGAGGCCGGGGTATTTAGGTAAGTTCACGAACGAATTTGTGTATAACGAGTTACCTAAGGGTGCGCTTGAAAAATTAAGAGATTTAAATCCAAAAAATGGAAAAGGTAACAGAAGTAGACGTCATCATCAACATTTAACTGAGGAAATTGGAATTCCGCATCTGGATAAACATTTAATGAGATTAATAACGGTAATGGAGCTATCTGATAATATGACTGATTTTAAAACAAAATTTGGTAAAGTATTCAACAAACCTATTCAGACGCAAATAGATTTTGAAGAAATGTAA
- a CDS encoding Translation initiation factor 3: MHQINEKIRAKEVRLVGDNVEPGVYPLSKALEIAKDQELDLVVISDKAEPYISRILDYKKFLYEQKKKTKELKAKQVKVVVKEIRFGPQTDDHDYEFKKKHAEKFLEEGSKLKTYVFFKGRSIIFKDQGEILLLKLAQELEHVGKVDQLPKLEGKRMIMMMSPKKPAK; the protein is encoded by the coding sequence TTGCACCAGATTAACGAAAAGATCCGTGCAAAGGAAGTACGTTTGGTCGGCGATAACGTAGAACCCGGCGTCTACCCACTTTCCAAAGCACTGGAAATTGCCAAAGATCAGGAGCTTGACCTTGTGGTCATCTCGGACAAGGCTGAGCCTTATATCTCCAGAATTCTTGATTATAAGAAATTCCTTTACGAGCAGAAGAAAAAAACCAAAGAACTTAAAGCCAAGCAGGTGAAAGTTGTGGTAAAAGAGATCCGTTTTGGTCCACAAACCGATGATCACGATTACGAGTTCAAGAAAAAACATGCTGAGAAATTTCTTGAAGAAGGTTCAAAGCTCAAGACTTATGTTTTCTTCAAAGGCCGTTCAATCATCTTTAAAGACCAGGGAGAAATCCTTCTTTTAAAACTGGCCCAGGAACTGGAGCACGTTGGAAAAGTTGATCAGTTGCCAAAACTTGAAGGTAAGAGAATGATTATGATGATGAGCCCGAAGAAACCGGCGAAATAA